In one window of Myxococcus virescens DNA:
- a CDS encoding DUF1751 domain-containing protein: MRPMRSFGGGGGGMGLPGLETTASKLAVALVAGSVMFHLTKSQSGGLLLLFPDLVFGKLYLWQPLTYAFIESSPIGIIFGAIITWSIGGYLESIWGSRRLLMVALGIAVSAGLITSLLAMLVPGATVQAYAGGNVMTSVLWVSYGLSIGRGQTNFWGLPLSGNALAGIGAGFVVLSAITSGWQTQVPDLLGLCMAFAYVRGASPRKLWLHLQHWRLQRQLKGRSKHLQVVRQDRPDRDQYLN; this comes from the coding sequence ATGCGACCGATGAGGAGCTTCGGAGGCGGGGGCGGCGGCATGGGACTGCCCGGCCTGGAGACCACGGCGTCCAAGTTGGCGGTGGCGCTGGTGGCGGGCTCCGTGATGTTCCACCTCACGAAGTCGCAGTCGGGTGGTTTGCTGCTGCTGTTCCCGGACCTGGTGTTCGGCAAGCTCTACCTGTGGCAGCCGCTGACGTACGCCTTCATCGAGTCCAGCCCCATCGGCATCATCTTCGGCGCCATCATCACCTGGTCCATTGGCGGCTACCTGGAGTCCATCTGGGGCAGCAGGCGCCTGTTGATGGTGGCGCTGGGCATCGCGGTGAGCGCGGGCCTCATCACCTCGCTGCTGGCCATGCTGGTGCCCGGCGCGACGGTGCAGGCGTACGCGGGCGGCAACGTCATGACGTCGGTGCTGTGGGTGTCCTACGGACTCTCCATTGGCCGGGGGCAGACGAACTTCTGGGGGCTGCCGCTGTCGGGCAACGCGCTGGCGGGCATCGGTGCGGGCTTCGTCGTCCTGTCGGCCATCACCAGTGGCTGGCAGACGCAGGTGCCGGACCTGCTCGGCCTCTGCATGGCGTTCGCCTACGTGCGCGGGGCCAGCCCGCGCAAGCTGTGGCTGCACCTGCAGCACTGGCGGCTGCAGCGTCAGTTGAAGGGCCGCTCCAAGCACCTGCAGGTGGTGCGGCAGGACCGGCCGGACCGGGACCAGTACCTCAACTGA